A stretch of Borrelia turcica IST7 DNA encodes these proteins:
- the flgC gene encoding flagellar basal body rod protein FlgC, whose translation MGLFSSINTASTGLTAQRLRIDVISNNIANVETTRTSDGGAYRRQRVIFSPRVRNPYWKGPFVPEYLDNGIGQGVRVAGIEKDKAPLKLKYDPTHPDAINSGDRKGYVELPNVNVVEEMVDMISASRAYEANSTVINSSKAMFRNALSILQN comes from the coding sequence ATGGGATTATTTTCAAGTATTAATACTGCTTCAACGGGTTTGACAGCGCAAAGATTAAGAATAGATGTTATTTCAAATAATATTGCAAATGTGGAGACTACTAGAACTTCTGATGGGGGGGCTTATAGGAGACAGAGAGTAATTTTTTCTCCAAGAGTTAGAAATCCATATTGGAAGGGCCCTTTTGTACCTGAGTATCTTGATAATGGGATTGGACAGGGGGTGAGAGTTGCTGGTATTGAGAAGGATAAGGCTCCTTTAAAGTTAAAATATGATCCAACACATCCTGATGCAATCAATTCTGGTGATCGGAAAGGTTATGTTGAACTTCCTAATGTTAATGTAGTCGAGGAGATGGTGGATATGATTTCTGCTTCTCGTGCTTATGAGGCAAATTCTACTGTTATTAATAGTAGCAAGGCAATGTTTAGGAATGCATTATCAATATTGCAAAATTAA
- the flgB gene encoding flagellar basal body rod protein FlgB: MISFERSIDLTHRYLDVLGLRQSVISDNVANVDTPNFKRSKVTFEAELKRAILNKNVSSLSLEKGNEKHLDSVKELGYLDVKPHRMLDYLSSFNNNGNNVNIDSEIKDLIQNQMMYNLFTNIQTHYFKSVNIVIK; encoded by the coding sequence TTGATTAGTTTTGAAAGGTCAATTGATTTGACACATAGATACTTGGATGTTCTTGGTTTAAGGCAGAGTGTAATATCTGATAATGTTGCAAATGTAGATACTCCAAATTTTAAAAGAAGTAAAGTCACTTTTGAGGCCGAGCTTAAACGAGCTATTTTGAATAAAAATGTAAGTAGCTTGTCTTTGGAAAAGGGTAATGAAAAACATTTAGATAGTGTTAAAGAGTTGGGTTATTTGGATGTTAAGCCACATAGAATGCTTGATTATCTCTCTTCTTTTAATAATAATGGCAATAATGTGAATATTGATTCTGAGATTAAAGATCTTATTCAAAATCAAATGATGTATAACTTGTTTACAAATATTCAGACCCATTATTTTAAAAGTGTGAATATTGTAATAAAATAA
- the hslU gene encoding HslU--HslV peptidase ATPase subunit — protein MDKLENQNIIPKEIVAELDKYIIGQSEAKKVVSIALVNRYIRSKLPKEIRDDVMPKNIIMIGSTGIGKTEIARRLSKLIKAPFIKVEATKYTEVGYVGRDVESMIRDLMSIAVSMVKEEMYDSVREEAGKRTEERIIDKLFKTPENSENDEERKASEKVREKLRKQLRSGELDENLIDIYVSGKMPVSTIEIFSGGNFEEIDMSLGGLINNIFDRKKRREVKVKKAREIILSEELEKLVDNENIVETAKLRVENMGIIFIDEIDKIATKNRSGNDVSREGVQRDILPIVEGSKVNTRYGIIDTSHILFIAAGAFNLSKPSDLIPELQGRFPIKVELKSLSINDFKNILRETKNSLIRQYVEMFKIYNLTLKFSEEAIDRIAELTFNMNLEGENLGARRLHGVMEKVLADLFFEAPGSKLKKIEIDLNYVNEKIEIKEQKDLNYYII, from the coding sequence ATGGATAAGCTTGAAAATCAAAATATAATTCCCAAAGAGATTGTTGCAGAATTAGATAAATATATAATAGGACAATCTGAAGCTAAGAAAGTGGTTTCAATTGCTCTTGTTAATAGGTATATAAGATCTAAACTTCCTAAAGAAATAAGAGATGATGTTATGCCTAAAAATATTATTATGATTGGCTCAACTGGAATTGGTAAAACTGAGATTGCAAGGAGGCTTTCAAAGCTCATTAAGGCTCCTTTTATTAAAGTTGAGGCTACAAAGTATACTGAGGTGGGTTATGTGGGGCGTGATGTTGAATCTATGATTCGTGACTTAATGAGTATTGCGGTTAGTATGGTAAAGGAAGAGATGTATGATTCTGTACGTGAAGAGGCAGGTAAGCGCACAGAGGAGAGGATAATTGATAAACTTTTTAAAACTCCTGAGAATTCTGAAAATGACGAGGAAAGGAAAGCTAGCGAAAAAGTAAGGGAAAAGCTTAGAAAGCAGTTAAGAAGTGGAGAACTTGATGAGAATCTTATTGATATTTATGTTTCAGGCAAAATGCCAGTTTCTACAATAGAAATATTTTCTGGTGGTAATTTTGAAGAAATTGATATGAGTCTTGGGGGATTGATTAATAATATATTTGATAGAAAGAAAAGGAGAGAAGTTAAGGTAAAAAAAGCTAGAGAGATCATTTTATCTGAAGAACTTGAAAAATTGGTTGATAATGAGAATATTGTAGAGACTGCAAAATTAAGAGTTGAGAATATGGGAATTATTTTTATAGATGAGATTGACAAGATAGCTACTAAGAATAGAAGTGGAAATGATGTTTCTAGGGAAGGGGTCCAAAGAGATATATTGCCAATTGTTGAGGGGTCTAAAGTTAATACAAGATATGGAATAATAGATACTTCTCATATTTTGTTCATTGCAGCAGGAGCTTTTAATTTATCAAAACCGTCTGATTTAATACCCGAATTGCAGGGTAGATTTCCGATCAAAGTTGAGCTTAAGAGTTTAAGTATAAATGATTTTAAAAATATTTTAAGAGAAACTAAGAATTCTTTAATAAGACAGTACGTTGAGATGTTTAAGATCTATAATTTAACCTTGAAGTTTAGCGAAGAGGCAATTGATAGAATAGCTGAGCTTACTTTTAATATGAATCTTGAGGGAGAAAATCTTGGTGCAAGAAGACTACATGGGGTTATGGAAAAAGTTCTTGCTGATCTTTTTTTTGAAGCACCTGGTAGCAAGTTGAAAAAAATTGAAATAGACTTGAACTATGTTAATGAAAAAATAGAAATTAAAGAACAAAAAGACTTAAATTATTATATAATATAG
- the hslV gene encoding ATP-dependent protease subunit HslV — protein sequence MSFKGTTVIAIRRGGKTVVAADGQVTFGHTVLKSNAIKIRKLLSGKILAGFAGSTSDAITLFEKFEEKIKAREDGVIDIKRAAVDLAKDWRSDRILHKLEAMMLVATADSILLISGTGDVVEPEEDVISIGSGGNYAYSAALAYMENKKLSAADIAFKSLKVAARVCIYTNSNIILEEIG from the coding sequence ATGAGCTTTAAAGGAACTACAGTAATTGCAATAAGGAGAGGAGGAAAGACTGTTGTAGCAGCAGATGGGCAGGTAACATTTGGACATACTGTTTTAAAATCCAATGCTATAAAAATAAGGAAGCTACTTAGTGGTAAAATTTTAGCAGGGTTTGCAGGTTCAACTTCTGATGCTATTACTCTTTTTGAAAAATTTGAAGAGAAGATTAAAGCTAGAGAAGATGGAGTTATTGATATTAAAAGAGCAGCTGTAGATCTTGCAAAGGATTGGAGATCTGACAGAATACTACATAAGCTTGAAGCAATGATGCTTGTTGCTACTGCTGATAGTATTTTATTAATTTCGGGTACAGGTGATGTTGTTGAACCTGAGGAAGATGTTATCTCAATAGGTAGTGGGGGGAATTATGCGTATTCGGCAGCCCTTGCTTATATGGAAAATAAAAAATTAAGTGCTGCTGATATTGCTTTTAAGTCTTTGAAAGTGGCAGCAAGAGTGTGTATATATACGAATTCAAATATTATTCTTGAGGAGATTGGTTAA
- the dprA gene encoding DNA-processing protein DprA, which produces MKLLYVDNLKFLKGKEKFKIFNHFDLDDILKLSLGDISNYLCRSFKKIHKLPDLKLIELQQRVISRTGAKVTLLGDGDYPVKLKRIYDPPFAIYYKGNLPDSTSVSWAVVGSRRISKFLANHIRELASHLAKNNVEVISGFAIGADIEAHLGAICEKKRTYAVIATDIDNIYPKQNRKYVSRLLENGGGIITETLPYEKIQNYFFAKRNRIVSGLADSIFVTYAPMKSGALITADIGLDLGLDIYVYNVDYSGDGSKVLYESGAQEIKGVPELYKILNVQYNEPEINNDDPNNYFECRDVSNMLIKKLLNEISK; this is translated from the coding sequence ATTAAATTACTTTATGTTGATAATTTAAAATTTTTAAAAGGTAAAGAAAAGTTTAAGATTTTTAATCATTTTGATTTAGATGATATTTTAAAATTAAGTTTAGGTGATATTTCTAATTATTTATGTAGAAGTTTTAAGAAAATACATAAACTTCCAGATTTGAAGTTAATAGAGTTACAGCAGAGGGTTATTAGTAGAACGGGTGCAAAAGTTACACTTCTTGGAGATGGAGATTATCCTGTAAAGCTTAAAAGGATTTATGACCCACCATTTGCTATTTATTATAAAGGAAATCTTCCAGACTCTACTTCTGTGTCTTGGGCTGTTGTTGGCTCAAGACGAATTAGTAAATTTTTGGCGAATCACATTAGAGAGCTAGCATCTCATCTTGCTAAAAATAATGTTGAGGTAATATCTGGATTTGCAATAGGTGCTGATATTGAAGCTCATCTTGGTGCAATATGCGAAAAGAAAAGAACATATGCTGTTATAGCAACAGATATTGATAATATTTACCCAAAACAAAATAGAAAATATGTCTCTAGGCTTTTAGAAAATGGAGGGGGTATTATTACTGAAACTTTACCCTATGAGAAAATACAAAATTATTTTTTTGCGAAAAGGAATAGAATAGTATCGGGTCTTGCAGATTCTATTTTTGTAACTTATGCACCGATGAAATCTGGAGCTTTAATTACTGCCGATATTGGACTTGATTTGGGTCTTGATATTTATGTATACAATGTTGATTATTCTGGAGATGGTTCTAAGGTTTTGTATGAAAGTGGAGCTCAGGAGATTAAAGGAGTGCCGGAACTTTATAAGATACTTAATGTTCAGTATAATGAGCCTGAAATTAATAACGATGATCCGAATAATTATTTTGAGTGTAGGGATGTATCTAATATGCTTATTAAGAAGTTATTGAATGAAATATCTAAATAG